From a region of the Podospora pseudopauciseta strain CBS 411.78 chromosome 7 map unlocalized CBS411.78m_7, whole genome shotgun sequence genome:
- the ADE13 gene encoding adenylosuccinase ade13 (COG:F; EggNog:ENOG503NU0G; BUSCO:EOG09261VD2) has product MSSYDKYVTPLSTRYASQEMMTIFSARERASTWRQLWVWLAEAERELGLPIPEDAIQEMRENVRVSDEAFDKAREYEAKFRHDVMAHVHAYGEDAPKAAGHIHLGATSCYVTDNADLIFQKKALDLILPKLAKVIQNLQVFALKYKDLPTLGFTHYQPAQLITVGKRAAQWIQELMMDLEDIETVRDRLQFRGAQGTTGSQATFLELFEGNADKIVQLNEILCKKAGFPSAYPISTQTYTRKVDLRVANAVCALGATAQRICSDIRHLANLKEMEEPFEKSQIGSSAMAYKRNPMRSERITALGRKLARLPADFTATFETQWFERTLDDSAIRRMDIPEMFLLADSILLALDNVTNGIVLYPSVIRSRIDQELPFMATESILMKLATHGVSRQEAHEEVRVLSHQASDVVKQQGGRNDLLERIKKTEFFRPVWGDIDSLVDPKLFIGNCPKIVEDYCNGEVAAKLANYKESLDKASTAQLSI; this is encoded by the exons atgtcCAGCTACGATAAATATGTC ACCCCCCTCAGCACCCGCTACGCCTCCCAAGAGATGATGACCATCTTCTCTGCCCGGGAGCGCGCGTCAACCTGGCGCCAGCTCTGGGTTTGGCTTgccgaggcggagagggagctgGGCTTGCCGATCCCCGAGGATGCGATCCAGGAGATGAGGGAAAATGTGAGGGTGAGCGATGAGGCGTTTGACAAGGCGAGGGAGTATGAGGCCAAGTTTAGGCACGATGTGATGGCGCATGTGCATGCTTATGGTGAG GATGCGCCAAAGGCTGCTGGACATATCCATTTGGGGGCTACGAGTTGTTATG TGACCGACAATGCCGATCTCATCTTCCAGAAGAAGGCTTTGGACCTCATTCTTCCCAAGCTCGCCAAGGTTATCCAGAACTTGCAGGTGTTTGCCCTCAAGTACAAGGACTTGCCTACCCTCGGTTTCACTCACTACCAGCCT GCCCAGCTCATCACCGTTGGCAAGCGTGCTGCCCAGTGGATCCAGGAGCTGATGATGGACCTCGAGGACATCGAGACTGTCCGTGACAGACTTCAGTTCCGTGGCGCCCAGGGCACCACCGGTTCCCAGGCTACCTTCTTGGAGCTCTTCGAGGGCAACGCCGACAAGATTGTCCAACTCAACGAGATCCTCTGCAAGAAGGCTGGCTTTCCTTCTGCCtaccccatctccacccaAACCTACACCCGCAAGGTCGATCTCAGAGTCGCCAACGCTGTCTGCGCTCTTGGTGCTACTGCCCAGCGCATCTGCTCCGACATCAGACATTTGGCCAAcctgaaggagatggaggagccTTTTGAGAAGAGCCAGATTGGCAGCTCCGCCATGGCTTACAAGAGAAACCCCATGAGATCGGAGCGTATCACTGCTCTTGGCCGCAAGCTGGCCCGTCTGCCTGCCGACTTTACTGCCACTTTTGAGACTCAGTGGTTTGAGAGAACTCTTGATGACAGCGCCATCCGCCGCATGGATATCCCAGAGATG TTCCTCCTTGCCGACTCCATCCTCCTAGCATTGGACAATGTTACCAACGGCATTGTCCTCTACCCAAGCGTCATCCGCTCCCGCATCGACCAGGAGCTCCCCTTCATGGCCACCGAGTCCATCCTCATGAAGCTCGCCACCCACGGTGTTTCCAGACAGGAGGCCCACGAGGAGGTCCGTGTCCTCTCCCACCAGGCTTCCGATGTCGTCAAGCAGCAGGGCGGCCGCAACGACCTTCTCGAGCGCATCAAGAAGACCGAGTTCTTCCGTCCCGTCTGGGGCGACATCGACAGCCTTGTCGACCCCAAGCTGTTTATCGGCAACTGCCCCAAGATTGTCGAGGATTACTGCAACGGCGAGGTCGCCGCCAAGTTGGCCAACTACAAGGAGTCGCTGGATAAGGCTTCTACTGCTCAGCTTTCTATTTAG
- a CDS encoding uncharacterized protein (EggNog:ENOG503P4VQ), which produces MESVEDSGGDGSSKKPTKGPRACGTCALAKCKCEPGSGPLGKCERCERLKKKCTKQIPAPPRRRRKDRKLTRVAELERRLEALTEQIAAGGGRAGAGGSSGKSETPGSASTGEGLENHHHSSLGGSELDGQQPLPAISPDYHHSTSSGPKISVTNHHFTQAPWNSEPFEALLPPSELKFSPILSNHQTPQYGHHHHQHQHHPQHQQTLGGLAVSAAGSVMPDAMMTSASPPSHPSPMTSSNASDSIWPEGQEAEDLLQEYRSHMQHLYPFALVPPNLSAHQMKEQRPFFWKGVMVEACHHDGRRQMALGDQLLRDISVAAFQQSSQKGQPSLGAGLDLLQGAQVLLAWYHYNLVAAKTTNLLFLIRSFTASLKFEVLDAQEQKNAIAGLGGQPRSEEALERMRAFAGTYYLVTVAFTTSHCPDQLMPSPYLMRCCKVLITEKSSPDDELVVHLVRVQRVSQHISMNLANWYKKPLKERRPWNQVVENLRLFLHGEKKKVPKRIMENFSMKGHFIVAELLIYEGFLKTSGSIGGSSVTASSLPEDEDPSFKTSPSNGLGNDTPSSHSSNSRPASVIPLQDRLDILMKCVRLVKEYMHARTASDQSDYPRFISMSSFDLTYVFVRMLKLMTLSLPGWDVRTVRREFDGYLERHIKDMEHTAGRRKKRSRTMTGASNYNSPSDVYRTPQGVVGGGGSGMGGSQQGQEREREDPFAQLARKIRELKKAFDQDLQDGQSTAQLAETTAQLAELYEKAPMTLADATATLVQEISQDLGTDSWDGGAMDYDWNPGMWGGDFGFEMDGFWS; this is translated from the exons ATGGAGTCTGTAGAGGAtagcggcggtgatggctcCTCCAAGAAGCCTACCAAGGGCCCGAGGGCATGCGGGACCTGTGCGCTTGCAAAATGCAAGTGTGAGCCTGGTTCTGGCCCGTTGGGAAAGTGTGAACG ATGCGAACGTCTCAAGAAGAAATGCACCAAACAGATTCCGGCTCCGCCTCGCCGACGGCGAAAGGACCGCAAGTTAACCCGCGTGGCCGAACTTGAAAGACGTCTCGAGGCCCTCACAGAGCAGATAGCGGCCGGAGGCGGTCGTGCCGGTGCCGGAGGGAGCTCAGGAAAGTCTGAAACACCAGGCAGCGCCAGCACCGGTGAAGGGCTCGAGAACCACCATCACTCCTCTCTTGGAGGCTCTGAACTTGATGgccagcaacccctcccagCCATCTCACCAGACTATCATCACAGCACCAGCAGTGGCCCCAAGATCTCTGTCACGAACCACCATTTCACGCAAGCACCATGGAACAGCGAGCCATTCGAGGCCCTCTTGCCACCGAGCGAGCTCAAGTTCTCACCTATTCTTAGCAACCACCAAACACCTCAGTatggtcatcatcatcatcaacaccagcatCACCCTCAGCACCAGCAAACCCTGGGCGGCCTGGCCGTATCAGCGGCAGGTTCTGTCATGCCAGACGCCATGATGACCTCTGCCTCTCCGCCTTCTCACCCCTCGCCAATGACATCCTCCAATGCTTCAGACTCGATCTGGCctgaaggccaagaagccgaAGATTTGCTTCAGGAGTACCGCTCCCACATGCAGCATCTCTACCCCTTTGCTCTAGTCCCACCAAACTTGAGTGCCCATCAAATGAAGGAACAACGCCCCTTTTTCTGGAAAGGGGTCATGGTTGAAGCGTGCCATCACGATGGAAGGAGACAAATGGCACTGGGGGACCAGCTGCTGAGAGACATCAGCGTGGCAGCCTTTCAGCAGAGCAGCCAAAAGGGCCAGCCGTCGCTGGGGGCGGGGCTGGACTTGCTTCAGGGGGCGCAGGTGCTGCTGGCGTGGTATCATTACAATTTGGTGGCGGCCAAGACGACGAACCTGCTGTTTTTGATTCGGAGCTTTACGGCGAGTTTGAAGtttgaggttttggatgCTCAAGAGCAGAAGAATGCCATTGCGGGTCTGGGAGGGCAGCCCAGGTCGGAGGAGGCATTGGAGAGAATGAGGGCGTTTGCGGGGACGTATTATTTGGTTACTGT AGCCTTCACCACAAGTCACTGCCCGGACCAGCTCATGCCCTCGCCGTATCTGATGAGGTGCTGCAAGGTGCTGATTACGGAAAAGAGCTCGCCTGATGATGAGCTAGTGGTTCATTTGGTCAGGGTGCAGCGGGTGTCTCAGCACATTTCGATGAACCTGGCCAACTGGTACAAGAAGCCTTTGAAGGAGCGCAGGCCGTGGAATCAGGTGGTGGAAAACCTGAGGCTGTTTCTGcatggggagaagaagaaggtgccGAAGCGGATCATGGAGAATT TCTCGATGAAGGGCCACTTTATAGTCGCTGAACTCCTCATCTACGAAGGCTTTCTGAAAACCAGCGGCAGCATAGGCGGCTCATCAGTCACTGCATCCTCCCTGCCAGAAGACGAAGACCCCAGCTTCAAgacatccccctccaacgGTCTCGGAAACGACACGCCCTCTTCGCATTCGAGCAACAGCCGCCCTGCCTCTGTCATCCCCCTGCAGGACCGCCTCGACATCCTTATGAAATGCGTCCGCCTGGTCAAGGAGTACATGCACGCCCGCACGGCATCGGATCAGTCTGACTATCCCAGGTTCATTTCCATGTCCTCGTTTGATCTCACCTATGTGTTTGTCAGGATGCTCAAGCTCATGACTTTGTCACTGCCAGGGTGGGACGTGAGGACAGTACGAAGAGAATTTGATGGGTACTTGGAGAGACATATCAAGGACATGGAGCACACTGCCGGacggaggaagaagaggagcaggACGATGACGGGGGCGAGCAACTACAACAGTCCGAGTGATGTTTACAGGACGCCtcagggggtggtgggtggtggggggagtgggatgggggggtcgCAGCAAgggcaggagagggagagggaggatcCGTTTGCGCAGTTGGCAAGGAAGATTAgagagttgaagaaggcttTT GATCAAGATCTGCAGGATGGACAGTCGACGGCGCAACTTGCGGAAACGACGGCGCAGCTGGCGGAGCTGTATGAGAAGGCGCCGATGACGCTGGCGGATGCGACGGCGACGCTGGTGCAGGAGATAAGTCAGGATCTGGGGACGGATAGCTGGGATGGGGGGGCGATGGATTATGATTGGAACCCGGGGatgtggggaggggattttgggtttgagatggatgggttttGGAGTTGA